A portion of the Toxoplasma gondii ME49 chromosome VIIb, whole genome shotgun sequence genome contains these proteins:
- a CDS encoding prefoldin subunit superfamily protein (encoded by transcript TGME49_257490) yields MPLSSSVCMLERLPLRRRAKPFRPTISSPLSLLSPRLPVAQLRSSFLTCTSLSCSLFLSSVSSRLSTEKNVAFFSPTLLDKMTSTARSGNAGGLSGAPAEVAPMTTEDFTVPEEQEAGHRKIPRAKFIRSVEQFVGLQNPGHVEAVARELLMKYRYMEQAIQRQSEGLLAKIGDMEEALSAVKRLKQQKEKAKDAADPKEAELRTYFELADTLHAEAIIPPTDTVCLWLGANVVMEYSLDEAEALLTNNVETAKKTRAAAVEDLQRLRTQITVTEVNVARIHNYGVKKNQEAKGKRESA; encoded by the exons ATGCCTCTTTCGTCGTCGGTTTGTATGCTTGAGCGGCTTCCTCTGCGTAGAAGAGCGAAGCCTTTTCGTCCGACgatctcttctccactctctctcctctctccgcggCTTCCCGTCGCCCAACTtcgctcctcttttctcACTTGCACATCGCTCtcgtgttctctcttcctttcttctgtctcctctcgcctttccaccgaaaaaaacgtcgctttcttttctccgacGCTCCTCGACAAGATGACCTCAACAGCGAGAAGCGGCAACGCAGGCGGCCTCTCTGGGGCGCCTGCCGAGGTT GCTCCCATGACCACCGAGGACTTCACAGTGCCGGAGGAGCAGGAGGCAGGACACCGTAAAATTCCCCGAGCGAAGTTTATt CGAAGTGTGGAGCAATTCGTCGGCCTGCAGAACCCTGGGCATGTCGAGGCCGTTGCTAGGGAGCTTCTCAT GAAGTACCGCTACATGGAGCAGGCCATTCAGAGACAGAGTGAGGGTCTCCTCGCGAAGATCGGAGACATGGAAGAGGCTCTCTCGGCCGTGAAGAGGCTGAAGCAACAGAAG gagaaggcaaaggaCGCCGCAGATCCAAAGGAGGCGGAGCTCAGGACCTACTTCGAGCTCGCTGacacactgcatgcagaggccaTTATTCCACCCACGGACACAGTTTGTCTCTGGCTCGGT GCGAATGTCGTCATGGAGTATTCGCTTGATGAAGCTGAAGCGCTGCTGACCAACAACgtggagacggcgaagaaaacgcgagctGCAGCG GTGGAAGATCTTCAGCGTCTGAGGACGCAAATCACCGTCACGGAGGTGAATGTTGCCCGAATTCACAACTATGGCGTGAAGAAGAACCAGGAAGCCAAAG GCAAACGCGAATCTGCGTAG
- a CDS encoding hypothetical protein (encoded by transcript TGME49_257500), giving the protein MRRLPGAALHALGGAAPAPPGLLLPLLFLPSFSPDNGHMRKPLLLIGSLLSETHAFPRASRLFPCCFCSRFSASSELGSEAFGVACLACGPPAASQLTSSCAACLATSLRALSPCGSSPSLSRPAVSFRPEGTRCYSSVSSRGHWQPRSETQVSTASFASLRRIARGGQRIVARRRPASELCRGGLRGRSTTVTGLSPGERVGGAREKTKETCAKSRDSLDQASPRFWAIRQPQQPLASRLSNMLAASGCLFSSASPLSFSSPSSLSSPPFICSPSRVCSSERDPSFQRAGLETSACSPHRKRCGRSGDMARRQERRFCRFRPGDTRGLGRTSLAACDSGGFKAVSPQAGAETDESDSCAKESREGKAIHLQRASRAEAEEPSEAGGKPRGATVSTSLQRLYRHDGWPEEGELVNGQGLALRTYTWWPCQCNPCLASLGRASSKYTDASLRLEDPASLPSSFLSSSCSSVSPPSSSSASSLLGKLPTARWWLRGSESAAAAGPVPSREEEGQANTEETVQRSSAEKKREGNGDWWCLVGEKGELQRDRKTGRTACAACNKPIRGVVILVHGYGEHCRSHFLQKLQERPRASSAPTETTEEEGRRGVGGDPVEAERDADFNRASDKRSSLPDSPPATASVSSDSSVSSSSFSSRASSLDLSDASSDLPSVFAPGPESSLGSLFYEGSWVHALNARGFLVVGFDLQGHGLSGAWRGLRCVVSELDDFARDALLVVLSTQRRFGRPDRDAFPFHLLGISMGGWTAARAVELAGHSETLSRCWAHVGATPETPHKRARETGEEDSEGRGATPAAMRGEEKAGGEELDRCGRSALLGAAGREGERKTRKERESGEDKDEQQLASKKTPRANLSPGSHQIPSEVANLALGLTGLILVSPMFDLERRKAKLKWELAKYGILPLAAFFPGVPLELFAPWRRLKSDRKRKRVAEYEKLRLSFQADPLTFKASPPGGLVAAIMRGAQRALEPEEVEKINCENVERVLILHNATDSICDAGGAVQFFQRLGSGENEDAQTSGEEETRECGEAERFRQGDPDAARRPAKRRGQKAPEKALILLNVGAAERSSGKREDNLTEQQRSFAAFVERERARAALENSQSGEDAALSKAAGGGQAGGNRGANALCESAEDAEVRGTRGKGQKVRRSGAEAERDSTEQVEKARKKEKVSFVENVDVWHNLANEPGQEKVFELLDAWLEGDTQRKECAARKEQTEPAERGRRPEE; this is encoded by the exons ATGCGTCGTCTGCCCGGCgcagcgctgcatgcattaGGCGGTGCAGCTCCAGCTCCGCCAGGcttgcttctgcctcttctgtttcttccttctttctctccggacAATGGCCATATGCGGAAGCCACTCCTACTCATcggttcgcttctctctgagacgcatgcgttccCGCgggcctctcgcctctttccttgctgtttctgctcgcgcttctccgcctcctctgAACTCGGCTCCGAAGCCTTcggcgtcgcctgtctcgcctgCGGACCTCCTGCCGCATCTCAACTCACCTCATCGTGCGCCGCCTGTCTCGCTACCTCTCTGCGAGCGCTATCTCCCTGCGGCTCTTCGCCGAGTCTCTCGCGCCCGGCTGTTTCTTTCCGGCCTGAAGGGACGCGCTGCTACTCTTCTGTGAGTTCGCGCGGACACTGGCAGCCAAGAAGCGAGACTCAGGTGTCAACGgcctctttcgcgtctctcagAAGGATTGCCCGAGGCGGGCAGAGGATCGTCGCGAGGAGACGACCCGCGAGTGAACTGTGCAGAGGAGGTCTGCGGGGACGGTCGACGACCGTCACTGGCCTCTCTCCAGGGGAACGTGTGGGCggcgcaagagagaagacgaaggagacctGCGCAAAGTCGAGAGACTCTCTTGACCAAGCGTCTCCCCGGTTTTGGGCGATTCGCCAGCCGCAACaacctctcgcctctcgcctctcaaACATGCTCGCTGCTTcaggctgtctcttctcgtctgcctctcccttgtctttctcgtccccgtcttcgttgtcttctccgccgttCATCTGTTCCccctctcgcgtctgttcGTCTGAAAGAGATCCGTCTTTTCAGCGTGCTGGCCTGGAgaccagtgcatgcagtccgcACAGAAAACGGTGCGGGAGGAGCGGAGACatggcgaggagacaagagcgaCGCTTCTGCCGGTTCCGCCCAGGAGACACCCGGGGCCTGGGAAGAACGTcgctcgctgcatgcgactcTGGAGGCTTCAAAGCCGTCTCACCCCAAGcaggcgcggagacagatgAGAGCGACTCTTGCGCAAAGGAGAGTCGCGAGGGAAAAGCAATCCATCTTCAGAGGGCGTCGAGggccgaggcagaagaaccGAGCGAAGCTGGTGGAAAGCCGCGCGGCGCAACTGTGTCCACGAGTCTGCAGAGACTGTACAGACACGACGGATGgccagaagaaggcgaactcGTCAACGGCCAAGGCCTCGCTCTTCGCACCTACACTTGGTGGCCATGCCAGTGCAATCCatgtctcgcttctctcggaaGAGCGTCGTCGAAATACACAGACGCATCTCTTCGGCTCGAAGACCCGGCTtccctcccttcctcttttctgtcttcctcctgttcgtctgtctcgcctccttcctcctcttccgcctcttcgCTCCTTGGTAAATTGCCAACCGCACGCTGGTGGCTGCGGGGGTCTGAGAGCGCCGCCGCGGCAGGGCCAGTGCCctcgagggaagaagagggacagGCCAACACTGAAGAGACGGTGCAGAGGAGCAgcgcggaaaagaagagagaaggcaacggAGACTGGTGGTGTCTCGTcggcgagaaaggcgaactgcagcgagacaggaaaacCGGACGGACTGCCTGCGCGGCCTGCAACAAGCCAATTCGAGGCGTTGTGATTCTCGTCCACGGATACGGCGAACACTGCCGGAGTCACTTCTTGCAGAAGTTGCAGGAGAGACCCCGGGCGTCTTCAGCACCGACCGAGacaacagaagaggaaggaaggcgcGGAGTAGGCGGCGATCCAGTGGAAGCTGAGAGGGACGCAGACTTCAACAGAGCAAGCGATAaacgctcttctcttccagaTTCTCCTCCGGCGActgcctctgtgtcttctgactcttcggtctcttcgagttctttctcttcgcgcgCTTCATCACTTGACCTCTCTGACGCGTCGTCAGATCTGCCTTCTGTCTTTGCTCCTGGGCCAGAGTCTTCCTTGGGTTCGCTGTTTTACGAAGGCAGCtgggtgcatgcgctgaacGCACGGGGCTTTCTCGTGGTTGGCTTCGACTTGCAAGGTCACGGCTTGAGTGGAGCTTGGCGCGGCCTGCGGTGTGTAGTCTCGGAGCTCGACGACTTTGCTCGCGACGCactcctcgtcgtcctctccaCACAGAGACGTTTCGGACGCCccgacagagacgccttcCCCTTCCACCTTCTCGGCATCAGCATGGGAGGCTGGACCGCGGCGCGAGCCGTCGAACTCGCTGGCCATTCGGAGACACTCTCCCGCTGCTGGGCTCATGTGGGCGCTACACCGGAGACGCCCCACAAGAGGGCCAGGGAGACCGGCGAGGAAGACTCGgaggggagaggcgcgacgcCAGCAGCCATgcgcggagaggagaaagcaggcggagaagaactGGACCGGTGCGGACGCTCAGCTCTCCTGGGTGcggcaggaagagagggagagaggaagacgaggaaggagagagagagcggggAGGACAAAGATGAGCAGCAGCTCgcgtcgaagaagacgccgcgCGCGAACCTTTCGCCAGGCTCTCACCAGATTCCGAGCGAGGTGGCGAACCTTGCACTGGGGCTCACAGGACTCATTCTCGTTTCGCCCATGTTCGAtctggagagacgcaaagCCAAGCTAAAGTGGGAACTTGCCAAGTACGGcatccttcctctcgctgcgtTCTTCCCGGGGGTCCCTCTCGAACTCTTCGCTCCCTGGAGACGTCTGAAAAGTgaccgaaaaagaaag CGGGTGGCAGAGTACGAGAAGCTTCGCTTGTCTTTTCAAGCCGATCCCCTGACGTTCAAGGCGTCTCCTCCGGGAGGTCTTGTTGCTGCGATCATGCGCGGGGCGCAGCGGGCTCTCGAGCCGGAAGAGGTGGAGAAAATAAACTGCGAAAACGTAGAAAGAGTTTTGATTCTCCACAACGCCACAGACTCCATCTGCGACGCGGGGGGCGCGGTGCAGTTTTTTCAGCGCCTGGGAtctggagagaacgaagatGCGCAGACCAgcggggaagaggagacgcgcgagtgTGGCGAGGCAGAGCGATTCAGGCAGGGCGACCCCGACGCAGCGCGTAGACCCGCGAAGAGGCGCGGACAGAAGGCTCCTGAGAAGGCCTTGATTTTGCTGAATGTCGGAGCGGCAGAGCGGAGCAgcgggaagcgagaagacaaccttacagagcagcagagaagctTCGCAGCCTTCgtcgagcgcgagagagcgagagccgCACTGGAGAACTCGCAAAGTGGAGAGGACGCAGCATTGAGCAAAGCTGCAGGCGGCGGGCAGGCGGGGGGAAATCGAGGTGCAAATGCGTTGTGTGAGtccgcagaagacgcagaggtcCGCGGAACTCGTGGTAAAGGCCAGAAGGTGAGGAGGAGCGgagcagaggcggagagagactcgaCAGAACAagtggagaaagcgaggaagaaggaaaaagtgAGCTTCGTCGAAAACGTGGATGTGTGGCACAACCTCGCAAACGAGCCCGGACAGGAGAAAGTCTTCGAACTCCTCGATGCCTGGCTcgagggagacacacagagaaaagaatgcGCGGCTCGGAAGGAACAGACAGAGCCTGCTGAACGTGGACGCAGACCTGAAGAATGA